The sequence TCAAGGCGATCGAGGAGACCGGCACCGCCCTCGGCCGCGAGCTGCAGAGTGCCAGGAAGCGCCAGGAGCGGCGCAGCGGTGGCGGCCTGCACGAGAGCCTCAGCGATCCGGCCCTCAAGGCTCTCGGTCGGGTGGTGGGTTCCCTGTGCGTGCTCACGGCCCAGAAGAGTGCTGCGGACAGTCCCGACCTCGGGGGGGCCATGGTGGCCAGCTGGGTGAGTCAGGCCAGCTTCAGCCCACCCGGCTTCACCGTGGCGGTGGCCAAGGACAGGGCCGTGGAGGGCCTGCTGCACATCGGCGACCAGTTCGCCCTCAACGTGCTGGCCGCCGGGCGGGAAACCGGGCCGATGAAGCGGTTCCTGAAGCCCTTCAGTCCCGGTGCCGATCGCTTCGCCGGGCTGGAGCTGGAGCACACCCCCGGCGGCCAGCCAGTGCTTCCGGAGGCCCTGGCCTGGCTGGAGGCCACGGTGCAGCAGCGGATGGAATGCGGCGACCACTGGCTGATCTACGCCCAGGCCCAGGAGGGCGGCGTACTCGACCCGGAGGGCACCACGGCAGTGCACCAGCGGCGCACCGGATCCAACTACTGATCCGATGCTTCGGCCCGGACCCCCAACGCCGCTCCGCCCCAGGACTTTGGCCTGAGCGGCTCAGGCCGCCTTTGGCGGTGGGGTGGGGTCGCCACCGACGCCATGGAAGGGGAGCACCAGGGTTGCCCAGTGGTCAGGGCGCTCGGGCCGACGGCGGCGGGCCTGCCGCACGCCGAAAGGCACGCGCACCACGTTGGTGCCCTCCACGGGGCCGACGCTGCGGCCACCTGAGCTGATCAGCGGACGGGTGCTGGAGGCGCCGGGGCTGGTCCTGACGCTGGCCAGCTTCAGGGCCGGGGCCACCGGGGCTGGCTGGTCGGCGCTATCAGGGCTGGCTGGGCCGGCACTGCGGCCCCGGGGGGCGCTGCTGGGGCCATCGCTGCCGCGGCCGTCGTTGCTGTCGTGATCGCTCATGAGCCCCAGGCGATGGATGGCGGAGTGGGCCGAGACCTGTTCCGGAACTGAACCGAACCCGTTGAACAGCAGTTGCAACAGATCTGGCTGCAAATGCAATGGCCCAAGTCTAAAGAAAAGCTTTTGCCTGGGCTGTTGCGGTGCCGCCAGTGTGCGCCATGGGCGCTCAGGCCGCCGTAGCCAAAGGCTCCTTCAGAGCCAGTTCCTCAACCGACGGGCAGGTGCAGGCCAGGTTGCGATCGCCGTAGGCATTGTCGATCCGAGCCACGCTGGGCCAGAACTTGCTCGCCTGCTGCTGCTCTCCGGCAGGGAACGCCGCCTGGCTGCGGCTGTAGGGCCTGTCCCAGACGTCGGCGGTGACGGCAGCCAGGGTGTGGGGGGCCCGCCGCAGCGGGTTGTTGTCGCGGTCCACCACGCCCGACTCGATGGCGGCCGCCTCGGCCCGGATCGCCACCATCGCGGCGCAGAAGCGATCCAGCTCGGCCAGCCCCTCGCTCTCGGTGGGCTCCACCATCACGGTGCCCGCCACCGGCCAGCTCACCGTGGGGGCGTGGAAGCCGTAGTCCATCAGCCGCTTGGCCAGATCGTCCACCTCCAGGCCGCAGCTGCGCTTGAGGGGCCGCAGATCGAGGATGCACTCATGGGCCACCCGGCCCCCCGCCCCCCGGTAAAGCACGGGGAAGTGGGGATCGAGGCGCTCGGCCAGCACGTTGGCGCTGAGCAGGGCCACCTGGCTGGCAGCCCGCAGGCCGGAGCCGCCCATCATGCGGATGTACATCCAGCTGATCGGCAGGATGGAGGCGCTGCCCAGGGGCGCGGCCGCCACCGGCCCAGCCCCGGCTGCAGCCGGCTGCAGCCCGGAGGGGTCACCGGGCAGGAAGGGCACGAGATGGGCCGCCACCGCGATCGGGCCCACCCCCGGACCGCCGCCGCCATGGGGGATGCAGAAGGTCTTGTGCAGGTTGAGGTGGCACACGTCGGCGCCGTAGAGCCCAGGCTTGCAGAGTCCGACCTGGGCGTTGAGGTTGGCGCCGTCGAGATACACCTGACCGCCCTGGGCATGCACCAGCTCACCGATGCGGCGAATGGCGGTTTCGAACACGCCGTGGGTGGAGGGATAGGTGACCATCAGAGCGGCGAGGCGCTCGCCATGGCGGCTGGCCTTGGCCTCCAGATCGGCCAGGTCGATGTTGCCCTGGGCGTCGCAGGCCACCGCCACCACCTGCATGCCCGCCATCACCGCGCTGGCGGGATTGGTGCCGTGGGCACTGGTGGGAATCAGGCAGATGTCGCGGTGCTGCTCGCCACGGCTGTGGTGCCAGGCGCGGATCGCCAGCAGGCCGGCGTACTCGCCCTGGGAGCCGGCGTTGGGCTGCAGCGAGACGCCCGCGAAGCCGGTGATGGCTGCCAGCCACTGCTCCAGGTCGGCGGCGAGGCGGCGGTAGCCCCGCAGCTGCTCGGCGGGAGCGTAAGGGTGCAGGCGAGCGAAGGCGGGCCAGCTCACCGGGGCCAGCTCGGCGGCGGCATTGAGCTTCATGGTGCAGCTGCCCAGCGGGATCATGGCGTGCACCAGGGAGAGATCCCGGCTCGCCAGCTGCTGGATGTAGCGCAGCAGCTCGGTTTCGCTGCGGTGTTCCTGAAACATGGGCTGCTGCAGCCAGGCCCCCTGCCGTTGGGGGATGCCCTGCCAGGCCTGGCGCCAGTCGGCCTGGTGCAGGCTCTCCTGGCAGGCCAGCCGGGCGCGCTCGGCGGCCAGCTCAGCCGCACTCGCGTGGCCGGAGGCCACACCAGCTGAGGCCGTGACCGTCGCCAGGCAGGCCAGCAGCCGGGCCAGCTCCTCAGCACTGCTGGCCTCGTCGAGGCTGATGCCCACGGCGCCCTCCAGGCGCCGCAGGTTGAAGCCGCCCGTCCGGGCGGCCTGCAGCAGCTGCTCAGAGCGGGTGCTGTGCAGCAGCACCGTGTCGAAACCAGGGCCCGGCTCCGGGACCAGGTCCAGGGCCCGCAACCCGGCCACCAGGGCCAGCCGCAGCCGGGTGACCCGCTCGGCCATGGCGGTGAGGCCGGCCGGACCGTGGTGCACGGCATAGAAGCCGGCGATCACCGCCAGCAGCACCTGGGCGGTGCAGATGTTGCTGGTGGCCTTGTCGCGGCGGATGTGCTGCTCGCGAGTCTGCAGGGCCAGCCGCAGGGCCGGACGGCCCTCGGCATCGATGGAGCGACCCACCAGGCGGCCGGGGATCTGGCGCTTGTAGGTCTCGCGGGTGGCGAAGAAGGCCGCATGGGGCCCGCCACAGCCCATCGGCACGCCGAAACGCTGGGCGCTGCCGATGGCGATGTCGGCCCCCAGCTCGCCCACGGGAGCGAGCAGCACCTGGGCCAGGGGATCGATCGCCACGGCACTCACCACCCCCGCCACGGCCGCCGCCGCCAGCAGTGGCGCCGGGTCCCAGAGGCGGCCGTCCTGGCCGGGGAGCTGCAGCAACAGCCCAAAGGCTTCCGCCCACAGGCCTTGGTCACTGCCCGCCGCCAGGTCGCCAGCCAGGCCGGCGGCATCGATCGGGCGGATCGTGATGCCCAGCGGTTCCGCCCGGGTGCGCAGCACGGCCAGGGTCTGGGGCAGCACCTGGGCATCCACCAGGAACGTGTTGGCCGTGGTGCGTTTGCTGACGGCCCGGGCCAGGGCCATCGCCTCAGCGGCGGCGGTGGCCTCATCGAGCAGGGAGGCGTTGGCGATCGGCAGGCCCGTCAGCTCGCTGATCAGGGTCTGGAAGTTGAGCAGGGCCTCCAGTCGTCCCTGGGCGATTTCGGCCTGGTACGGGGTGTAGGCGGTGTACCAGGCGGGGTTCTCGAACACGTGGCGCTGGATCAGCGCCGGCGTGATGGTGGCGTGGTAGCCCTGGCCGATCAGGGAGCGCACCACCCCATTGGCGGCGGCGATCTCGGCCAGCTCCGCCAGGGCGGTGGCCTCGTCGCAGGGGGCGGGCAGCCCTTCGGCGGCCTGCTCGGAGCTCAGGAGGATGTCGGCCGGCACCACCTGGGAGGACAGATCTTCGAGGCTGGTGAGGCCGAGCTCGGCCAGCAGCTGCGCCTGCTCGGCCCCATCGGGCCCGATGTGCCGCTCCACGAAGCTGGGGCGGGGCAGGGGGTCGAGTTGCGGGCCAGGGGCCCCGGGGCTGCGAGAGGACTGGACGGACTGGGGCGCGGCATCAGCCTGGACTGCCGCCTGGGCCGTGGTGTTGATCAGCGATGAGGTCATGCTCAGTGGCCCTCCACCTTGGCGGCGTAGGCCGTCGCCTCCAGCAGGTTCTCCAGCTGGGCCGGCTCGCTGGGCTGCAGCAGCAGCAGCCAGCCCTCGCCGTAGGGATCGTTCTGCAGTTCTTCGGGGCTGGCGATCACGGCCTCGTTGCGGGCCTGCACCACCCCGGAGATCGGAGCCAGCAGGTCTTCGACCGCCTTCACCGACTCGATGCTGCCGCAGCTCTGGCCCTGGGTGAGCTCATCCCCCACCGCAGGCAGTTCGACAAAGACGATGTCGCCGAGCTGGTCGATGGCGAAGGCGCTCAGGCCCAGACGCACGTTGTCGCCATCGGGGCGCACGTATTCGTGGCTGTCGGCATAGCGACAGTCGCTGGGATAGGAGAGCGCCATCGCACGCGGGGGGCAGGACAGTGCGCGTCAGTCTGGAGGACCATGCCCGGATTCGGCGAGGGCCGCCAGGGCCCGTTCCAGAGCGATGCGGGCATGGGCCCGGTGGGTGCCGCCCTGGGCAAACAGCACATAGGGCTCCCGCAGCGGCGCATCGGCGGACAACTCACTGGTGCTGCCGTCGATGAAGGTGCCGCCCGCCATCACCAGTTCACTGGCGTAGCCGGGCATCGGCGCCGGCACCGGATCCAGGTAGGCGCCCACCGGGGAAGCGGCCTGAAAGGCGCGGCACACCGTGGCCAGCCGCTCGGGGCAGCCAAGCCGCACCGCCTGGATCACATCGCTGCGCGGTTCCCCGGGCCGCGGCTGGGTGGCGTAGCCGAGGTCACTGAACACCTGGGCCACCAGCTCGCTGCAGATCAGGGCCTCGGCCACCATCTGGGGCGCCAGAAACAGCCCCTGGAACAGCAGGCGGTTGAGGTCGAAGCTGGTGCCGCCCTCGGCGCCGATGCCCGGGGCGGTGAGCCGGCAGCAGGCCTGCTCCACCAGCTCGGCGCGGCCGGCCACGTAGCCGCCGGTGGGGGCGATCGTGCCGCCCAGGTTCTTGATCAGGGAGCCGGCGATCAGATCGGCCCCCACGGCGGTGGGTTCCTGCCCCTGCACCAGTTCGCCGTAGCAGTTGTCCACGAACACCACACAGCCGGGCTGGCGCCGCTTCACCCTCTCGGCCAGCTCGGCGATCGCCGTGATCGAGAGGGAGGGCCGCCAGCTGTAGCCGCAGCTGCGCTGGATCAGCACCATCCGCGTCGGTTCACCCAGGGCCAGGTCCACCGCCTCCAGATCCACCCGGCCGGCGGCGCTCAGAGGCACTTCGGCGTAGCGGACGCCGAACTCGGCCAGGGACCCCTGGCCCTGCCCGCGCAGGCCGATCACCTCCTCGAGGGTGTCGTAGGGACGGCCCGTGAGGGAAAGCAGCCGATCCCCGGGCCGCAGCACGCCGAACAGGGCGGCGGCGATGGCGTGGGTGCCACTGACGAACTGCAGCCGCACGGCGGCGGCCTCGGCCTGCAGCACCCGCGCGAACACCCGATCGAGCACCTCGCGGCCCTGGTCGCCATGGCCGTAGCCGCTCACCGAGGCGAAGTGCTGCACCCCCACCCGCTCCGCCGCCAGGGCCGCCAGCACCCGCTCCAGTCGGGGCTGCACGCCGGCCGTGTGGCGCTCGGCGAAGGGGGCGATGCGGGCGCTGGCGCCATGGAGCTGGTCGCGGGCCCAGCAGGGGTTGGACATCGCTGGGGCCGGAGGGGCTCCCATGTTGCCCGTCTAGATTCCCGCCACTCGGGAGCCGGACACAGACGTCCAACGGCTTACGGCCTCCGCAGATCCCCAGACCGGCCGAGCCGGCCCGGGGGTGCACCGCCGCCGCACCGTCCACTCCCGCTCCCCACGCACTTGGTGATTCAGCTCAACCCCGCCCCGCCATTGCCGGCAACCACAGCCGGCAGCCAGCAGGAGCGCCAGCTGCTGGCTGCCCTGCGCAGCCGCCGCAAGCCCCTGCCCCCCCGGCAACGGCGCTACAAGCTCGGCACCACCGGCTTCATGCTGGCCATGCACGTGGGGGCCGTGGTGGCCCTGCTGCCGAGGTTCTGGAGCTGGCAGGCCCTGGTGGCCCTGGCGTTCCTCTACTGGATGACCGTGCTGGGCGTGACGCTGGGCCTGCACCGGCTGGTGACCCACCGCAGTTTCAGTGCCCCCCTCTGGCTGGAGCGCACCCTGGTGCTGATGGGTGCCATGGCCTGCCAGAGCGGGCCGATCGAGTGGGTGGGCCTGCACCGCCACCACCACAAGTTCTCCGACCAGCCCAACGACCACCACGACGCCGGCCGCGGCCTCTGGTGGGCCCACAGCGGCTGGATGCTGCACCAGATCCCAGCCCTGGAGCACGTGGAGCGGCTCACCGGGGATCTGCAGCGCGACCCCTTCTACCGCTGGCTGGATCGCTGGTTTCTGCTGCTGCAGGCGCCCCTCGGCGTCGCCCTCTATGCCTATGGCGAGCTGGCCGGGGTGCACGGCGGCGGGCTGGGCCTGGTGCTCTGGGCCATCCCGCTGAGGCTGGTGCTCGTGTACCACGTGACCTGGCTGGTGAACTCCGCGACCCACGCCTTCGGCTACCGCAACTTCAACTGCCCCGACCGCTCGCGCAACTGCTGGTGGGTGGCGATCCTCACCTTCGGCGAGGGCTGGCACAACAACCACCACGCCTTCCCCCACTCGGCGCGCCACGGCCTGCGCTGGTTCGAGCTGGACATCACCTGGCAGCACATCCGCCTGCTGAGGGCCCTGGGCTGGGCGCGGCGCGTGCGGCTGGCCCACTACCGCCCCTGAGGGATCAGAGGCCGCCCAGCTGCTGGCGGATCGCCGCGCCAAGGTCGGCCTCGCCAGGGTCGGGCGCCAGGCCGCCGAGGCCCCGGGCCCGCTGACGCAGCAGATCGAGAAAGCGGGCCGGGCTGAGGCGCTGCTCCTCCACACCGCCCAGGGTCGCCAGGGTGCGGCGCAGGTCAGGGAGTTCGGCATCGAGCTCGGCGGCGCTGTAGTCACACTGGCCGGCGATCACCGCAGCAAAGCGCTCCCGCCGCGAGCGCTTGCTCACCGGATAGGCCGCCAGCACCGTGTCGCGGCACAGCCGCCAGGGGTGGCCGGCGGTGAGCAGCTCAGCCAGGGCGGCACTCAGGATCAGGGCCTCGCCCTCGGCAATGCGCAGGTCGAAGGCAGCCGGGGGATGGCGCAGACCCACGAACACCTCCAGCAGCTCGCCGGGCCCGAGCACCGCCTCGCCCGGCTCCTGCACCGGCAGGGCCGAGGCCTGCAGGTCGGCCAGCAGTGAGGGCTGGTCGGCGAGCTGCTGCCGCAGCGACTCGGAGAGGGTGCCATCCACCACCTCGGCGGCCAGCAACTGGTTGATGCGCCCCAGGGCCAGGAACACCTCCGGCCCCGGGGAGGCGAGCTTGCCGTTGCGCAACATCGAGAGCTGGGAATTGTGCACGCGGCCGAGATCGAGGGCCTCGGCCAGGGCGGGCAGCACGCGGTGGCTCCAGCCATTGCGGCCGTGCCAGAGGCGAACGAGATGGGCAAAG is a genomic window of Cyanobium sp. NS01 containing:
- the gcvH gene encoding glycine cleavage system protein GcvH, whose product is MALSYPSDCRYADSHEYVRPDGDNVRLGLSAFAIDQLGDIVFVELPAVGDELTQGQSCGSIESVKAVEDLLAPISGVVQARNEAVIASPEELQNDPYGEGWLLLLQPSEPAQLENLLEATAYAAKVEGH
- a CDS encoding aminotransferase class I/II-fold pyridoxal phosphate-dependent enzyme, which produces MSNPCWARDQLHGASARIAPFAERHTAGVQPRLERVLAALAAERVGVQHFASVSGYGHGDQGREVLDRVFARVLQAEAAAVRLQFVSGTHAIAAALFGVLRPGDRLLSLTGRPYDTLEEVIGLRGQGQGSLAEFGVRYAEVPLSAAGRVDLEAVDLALGEPTRMVLIQRSCGYSWRPSLSITAIAELAERVKRRQPGCVVFVDNCYGELVQGQEPTAVGADLIAGSLIKNLGGTIAPTGGYVAGRAELVEQACCRLTAPGIGAEGGTSFDLNRLLFQGLFLAPQMVAEALICSELVAQVFSDLGYATQPRPGEPRSDVIQAVRLGCPERLATVCRAFQAASPVGAYLDPVPAPMPGYASELVMAGGTFIDGSTSELSADAPLREPYVLFAQGGTHRAHARIALERALAALAESGHGPPD
- the gcvP gene encoding aminomethyl-transferring glycine dehydrogenase, translated to MTSSLINTTAQAAVQADAAPQSVQSSRSPGAPGPQLDPLPRPSFVERHIGPDGAEQAQLLAELGLTSLEDLSSQVVPADILLSSEQAAEGLPAPCDEATALAELAEIAAANGVVRSLIGQGYHATITPALIQRHVFENPAWYTAYTPYQAEIAQGRLEALLNFQTLISELTGLPIANASLLDEATAAAEAMALARAVSKRTTANTFLVDAQVLPQTLAVLRTRAEPLGITIRPIDAAGLAGDLAAGSDQGLWAEAFGLLLQLPGQDGRLWDPAPLLAAAAVAGVVSAVAIDPLAQVLLAPVGELGADIAIGSAQRFGVPMGCGGPHAAFFATRETYKRQIPGRLVGRSIDAEGRPALRLALQTREQHIRRDKATSNICTAQVLLAVIAGFYAVHHGPAGLTAMAERVTRLRLALVAGLRALDLVPEPGPGFDTVLLHSTRSEQLLQAARTGGFNLRRLEGAVGISLDEASSAEELARLLACLATVTASAGVASGHASAAELAAERARLACQESLHQADWRQAWQGIPQRQGAWLQQPMFQEHRSETELLRYIQQLASRDLSLVHAMIPLGSCTMKLNAAAELAPVSWPAFARLHPYAPAEQLRGYRRLAADLEQWLAAITGFAGVSLQPNAGSQGEYAGLLAIRAWHHSRGEQHRDICLIPTSAHGTNPASAVMAGMQVVAVACDAQGNIDLADLEAKASRHGERLAALMVTYPSTHGVFETAIRRIGELVHAQGGQVYLDGANLNAQVGLCKPGLYGADVCHLNLHKTFCIPHGGGGPGVGPIAVAAHLVPFLPGDPSGLQPAAAGAGPVAAAPLGSASILPISWMYIRMMGGSGLRAASQVALLSANVLAERLDPHFPVLYRGAGGRVAHECILDLRPLKRSCGLEVDDLAKRLMDYGFHAPTVSWPVAGTVMVEPTESEGLAELDRFCAAMVAIRAEAAAIESGVVDRDNNPLRRAPHTLAAVTADVWDRPYSRSQAAFPAGEQQQASKFWPSVARIDNAYGDRNLACTCPSVEELALKEPLATAA
- a CDS encoding acyl-CoA desaturase — its product is MLAALRSRRKPLPPRQRRYKLGTTGFMLAMHVGAVVALLPRFWSWQALVALAFLYWMTVLGVTLGLHRLVTHRSFSAPLWLERTLVLMGAMACQSGPIEWVGLHRHHHKFSDQPNDHHDAGRGLWWAHSGWMLHQIPALEHVERLTGDLQRDPFYRWLDRWFLLLQAPLGVALYAYGELAGVHGGGLGLVLWAIPLRLVLVYHVTWLVNSATHAFGYRNFNCPDRSRNCWWVAILTFGEGWHNNHHAFPHSARHGLRWFELDITWQHIRLLRALGWARRVRLAHYRP